In one Lysobacter alkalisoli genomic region, the following are encoded:
- a CDS encoding phage holin family protein has product MSNESTRPEDGQPNGSPKPEPPGPDSPGQEQGANGETAKERAGFEQAMRDIGGAGRESLGAAADAARALRGLLLADLSLARSALGHALAWMGVALAFGAAACLLAMGAVIALLQALGLSWLASLSITAATSIAVTALGVWMVLRYLRHTSLEATRRQLRRMGLGDETDGADEDGLAGNDMGGTPR; this is encoded by the coding sequence GTGAGCAACGAGAGCACCCGGCCGGAGGACGGACAGCCCAACGGTTCGCCGAAGCCGGAGCCCCCGGGGCCGGACTCGCCAGGACAGGAACAGGGCGCCAACGGCGAAACGGCGAAGGAGCGGGCCGGCTTCGAGCAGGCGATGCGCGACATCGGCGGCGCCGGCCGCGAGAGCCTGGGCGCGGCCGCCGATGCCGCGCGGGCACTGCGCGGGCTGCTGCTCGCCGACCTGTCGCTGGCGCGCAGCGCACTCGGCCACGCGCTGGCATGGATGGGCGTGGCACTGGCCTTCGGCGCCGCCGCCTGCCTGCTGGCGATGGGCGCGGTGATCGCGTTGTTGCAGGCGCTGGGGCTGTCATGGCTTGCCTCGCTGTCAATCACCGCGGCGACCTCCATCGCAGTGACCGCGCTGGGGGTCTGGATGGTCCTGCGCTACCTGCGCCACACCAGCCTGGAAGCGACCCGCCGCCAACTGCGCCGGATGGGGTTGGGCGACGAAACCGACGGCGCGGATGAAGACGGCCTCGCCGGCAACGACATGGGAGGGACGCCGCGATGA
- a CDS encoding LAGLIDADG family homing endonuclease, with protein MSTVRLEAVKPAARDIQLQPASLDIWDKKYRLKTKSGEAVDEDIDATYKRVARALADAEPDSEKQKYWYERFVWALRRGAIPAGRITSNAGALAHKPATSTINCTVSGTIDDSMDGILDKVHEAGLTLKAGCGIGYEFSTLRPRGAFVAGAGAYTSGPMSFMDIYDKMCFTVSSAGGRRGAQMGTFDVSHPDVKDFIRAKREDGRLRQFNLSLLITDGFMQAVEDDADWPLVFPINTKEKSDLDLDNPEQVVWRDWPTHKNYIVRDDGLVACRIYGQIRARHLWDMIMVSTYDYAEPGFILIDRVNEMNNNWWCENIRATNPCVTADTWVQTAEGPRQVADLLGSQFLARVDGRDHATGVEGFFKTATKPVMRLQTREGHALRLTSDHRVRRVSHMTRWSLETEWCEAGQLAAGDRVLLNNHRESAEWAGACSHEEGYLLGLLVGDGTLKQDAAVLSVWSQAAAVNASGNAPVALMDEALRCAKALPHRADFAGWSEVEGRGEHRLKLAALRDLAFDLGMRPGDKAITPELEKTSSACYRGFLRGMFDADGSVQGNQDKGVSVRLAQSDLPRLEAVQRMLLRIGIASRIYRDRRPAGESLLPDGKGGQKHYPTLAQHELVISGENLAVFAEQVGFADTAKARRLSALQSDYRRRLNRERFVATVESVTADGVEDVYDVQVPGINTFDGNGLHAHNCGEQPLPAYGACLLGSVNLTKFVRNPFTDKAEFDWDEYKEVVRVFTRMLDNVVEINGLPLQQQRDEIMRKRRHGMGFLGLGSTVTMLRMKYGDAGSCEFTERIAKEMAIAGWEMGLELAREKGPAPIMVENFEVTAEMLRKRPEMKKDGWKIGKQIPGRVLHARYSRYMQRVAEVAPELVEQLADVGSRFTHHSSIAPTGTISLSLANNASNGIEPSFAHHYSRNVIREGKKSKEKVDVFSFELLAYRELVNPKAMPFSDDAVAKLPDYFIAADDVTPKAHVDVQAAAQKWVDSSISKTANVPTDYPYEDFKDIYTYAHKQGLKGCTTFRFNPAAFQGVLVKETDLENTLYRFELEDGQVVEVKGNEQIEYDGEMHTAANLFDALKEGYYGKF; from the coding sequence ATGAGTACGGTGCGCCTCGAGGCAGTCAAGCCGGCGGCAAGGGACATCCAGTTGCAGCCGGCGTCGCTGGACATCTGGGACAAGAAATACCGGTTGAAGACCAAGTCCGGCGAGGCGGTGGACGAGGACATCGACGCGACCTACAAGCGCGTCGCCAGGGCGCTGGCCGACGCCGAGCCCGATTCCGAGAAGCAGAAGTACTGGTACGAGCGCTTCGTCTGGGCGCTGCGCCGCGGGGCGATCCCGGCCGGCCGCATCACCTCCAATGCCGGCGCGCTGGCACACAAGCCCGCCACCAGCACCATCAACTGCACCGTGTCCGGCACCATCGACGACTCGATGGACGGCATCCTCGACAAGGTCCACGAGGCCGGCCTGACCCTGAAGGCCGGCTGCGGCATCGGCTACGAGTTCAGCACCCTGCGCCCGCGCGGCGCCTTTGTCGCCGGTGCCGGCGCGTACACGTCGGGCCCGATGTCCTTCATGGATATCTACGACAAGATGTGCTTCACCGTGTCCTCGGCCGGTGGCCGCCGCGGCGCGCAGATGGGCACCTTCGACGTCAGCCACCCGGACGTGAAGGATTTCATCCGCGCCAAGCGCGAGGACGGCCGCCTGCGCCAGTTCAACCTGTCGCTGCTGATCACCGACGGCTTCATGCAGGCGGTCGAGGACGACGCCGACTGGCCGCTGGTGTTCCCGATCAACACCAAGGAAAAGTCCGACCTCGACCTCGACAATCCCGAGCAGGTCGTCTGGCGCGACTGGCCCACCCACAAGAACTACATCGTCCGCGACGACGGCCTGGTCGCCTGCAGGATCTACGGGCAGATCCGCGCCCGCCACCTGTGGGACATGATCATGGTCTCGACGTACGACTACGCCGAGCCCGGTTTCATCCTGATCGACCGCGTCAACGAGATGAACAACAACTGGTGGTGCGAGAACATCCGCGCGACCAATCCTTGCGTGACTGCCGATACCTGGGTGCAGACCGCCGAAGGTCCGCGGCAGGTCGCCGATCTGCTCGGCAGCCAATTCCTGGCCCGTGTCGATGGCCGCGATCATGCGACCGGTGTTGAGGGCTTCTTCAAGACTGCCACCAAGCCGGTGATGCGCTTGCAGACCCGCGAGGGTCACGCACTCCGGCTGACCTCCGACCATCGTGTGCGCCGCGTCTCCCACATGACTCGCTGGTCGCTTGAGACCGAATGGTGCGAAGCCGGGCAACTGGCTGCGGGCGATCGGGTCCTGCTCAACAATCACCGTGAAAGCGCCGAATGGGCCGGAGCCTGCAGCCATGAAGAGGGTTATCTGCTCGGCCTGCTGGTCGGCGATGGCACGCTCAAGCAGGATGCAGCTGTGTTGTCGGTGTGGTCGCAGGCCGCCGCGGTCAACGCCAGTGGCAATGCCCCGGTCGCATTGATGGACGAGGCGCTGCGCTGCGCCAAAGCGTTGCCGCACCGTGCCGATTTCGCCGGTTGGTCCGAAGTGGAGGGTCGGGGTGAGCACCGCCTGAAGCTCGCCGCCCTGCGTGATCTGGCGTTCGACCTCGGTATGCGTCCCGGCGACAAGGCCATTACGCCTGAACTCGAAAAGACTTCAAGTGCGTGTTATCGCGGCTTCCTACGCGGCATGTTCGACGCAGACGGTTCGGTGCAGGGCAACCAGGACAAAGGCGTGAGCGTGCGCTTGGCGCAGTCCGATCTGCCTCGTCTTGAGGCCGTACAGCGCATGTTGCTGCGTATCGGCATTGCATCGCGCATCTATCGCGACCGCCGGCCTGCAGGTGAAAGCCTGCTGCCGGACGGCAAGGGCGGGCAGAAGCATTACCCGACGCTGGCCCAGCACGAGCTGGTGATCAGCGGCGAGAATCTGGCTGTATTTGCCGAGCAGGTGGGTTTTGCCGACACCGCCAAGGCCCGTCGACTGTCCGCATTGCAGTCGGATTACCGTCGCCGCCTCAATCGCGAGCGTTTCGTGGCCACGGTCGAAAGCGTCACCGCCGATGGCGTTGAAGACGTGTACGACGTGCAGGTGCCAGGCATCAACACCTTCGACGGCAACGGCCTGCACGCACACAATTGCGGAGAGCAGCCATTGCCGGCGTACGGCGCCTGCCTGCTGGGCTCGGTCAACCTGACCAAGTTCGTGCGCAACCCGTTCACCGACAAGGCCGAGTTCGACTGGGACGAGTACAAGGAGGTCGTCCGCGTCTTCACCCGCATGCTCGACAACGTGGTCGAGATCAACGGTCTTCCCTTGCAACAGCAAAGGGACGAGATCATGCGCAAGCGCCGCCATGGCATGGGCTTCCTCGGCCTGGGCAGCACCGTGACCATGCTGCGGATGAAGTACGGCGACGCCGGCTCGTGCGAGTTCACCGAGCGCATCGCGAAGGAAATGGCCATCGCCGGTTGGGAAATGGGCCTGGAGCTGGCCCGCGAGAAGGGTCCGGCGCCGATCATGGTCGAGAACTTCGAAGTCACCGCCGAGATGCTGCGCAAACGCCCGGAGATGAAGAAGGATGGCTGGAAGATCGGCAAGCAGATCCCCGGCAGGGTGCTGCACGCGCGCTACAGCCGCTACATGCAGCGCGTGGCAGAGGTCGCGCCGGAGCTGGTCGAGCAGCTGGCCGACGTCGGCAGCCGCTTCACCCACCACAGCTCGATCGCGCCGACCGGCACCATCTCGCTGAGCCTGGCCAACAACGCCTCCAACGGCATCGAGCCCAGCTTCGCCCACCACTACAGCCGCAACGTGATCCGCGAGGGCAAGAAGTCGAAGGAAAAGGTCGACGTGTTCTCGTTCGAACTGCTTGCCTACCGCGAGCTGGTCAACCCCAAGGCGATGCCGTTCTCCGATGACGCAGTCGCCAAGCTGCCGGACTACTTCATCGCTGCCGACGACGTCACCCCCAAGGCGCACGTCGACGTCCAGGCCGCTGCGCAGAAGTGGGTCGACAGCTCGATCTCCAAGACCGCGAACGTCCCCACCGACTACCCGTACGAGGACTTCAAGGACATCTACACCTACGCCCACAAGCAGGGACTGAAGGGCTGCACCACCTTCCGCTTCAACCCGGCGGCCTTCCAGGGCGTGCTGGTCAAGGAGACCGACCTGGAGAACACCCTCTACCGGTTCGAGCTGGAAGACGGCCAGGTGGTCGAGGTCAAGGGCAATGAACAGATCGAATACGACGGCGAGATGCACACCGCCGCCAATCTGTTCGATGCGCTCAAGGAGGGTTACTACGGCAAGTTCTGA
- a CDS encoding ECF-type sigma factor — translation MNLATDDITQLLERSRRGDTEAGGQLLELIYADLRRIARARLRGEHADTLNTTALVHEAWLAMAQHQQASFGDRRHYLAYAGKAMRHILIDRARRRTAGKRQADPVVAPPPHADDSLELLALDQALSRLAALSPRLARLVELRLFAGLSASETGTVLGVTERTVERDWLKARALLAQWLGAP, via the coding sequence ATGAACCTGGCCACAGACGACATCACCCAGTTGCTCGAACGGTCGCGACGCGGCGACACGGAAGCCGGCGGGCAACTTCTGGAGCTGATCTACGCCGACCTGCGCCGGATCGCACGCGCACGCCTGCGCGGCGAGCACGCCGACACCCTGAACACCACGGCGCTGGTGCACGAGGCCTGGCTGGCGATGGCGCAACATCAGCAGGCCAGTTTCGGCGACCGCCGGCATTACCTGGCCTATGCCGGCAAGGCGATGCGACACATATTGATAGACCGCGCCCGCCGCCGCACGGCCGGCAAGCGCCAGGCCGACCCGGTCGTCGCGCCGCCACCGCATGCCGATGATTCGCTGGAACTGCTCGCCCTCGACCAGGCGCTGTCGCGGCTGGCGGCACTCAGTCCGCGGCTGGCGCGATTGGTGGAACTGCGCCTGTTCGCCGGCCTGTCCGCGAGCGAGACCGGCACCGTGCTCGGGGTCACCGAGCGCACCGTCGAGCGTGACTGGCTGAAGGCGCGTGCCCTGCTCGCGCAGTGGCTGGGCGCACCATGA
- a CDS encoding trypsin-like peptidase domain-containing protein, translated as MKTATKTLLALTLAAAFGGFVATAMRDALQAPAGASPPAVAAAPVAAALAPATVGALPAAVDGKPLPSLAPMLARVTPAVVSVHTKQRVRVSPFGNDPMFQRMFPELTQERINESLGSGVIVDAGRGYILTNHHVIEGADEVSVTLSDGRTLSADFVGSDADTDIAVMQIAARDLNALPLASADTLQVGDFVVAVGNPFGIGQTVTSGIVSAVGRSGLRGLGYQNFIQTDASINPGNSGGALVNLNGELVGINTASFNPRGSMAGNIGLSFAIPIGLARSIMEQLISNDGVVIRGTIGIEAQAVTARLAQGLGLGDARGALVNRVYSGSAAAAAGVQVGDVIVAADGQRIDDPASLRNFEGLQPVGKRVALDIRRDGKPLQVTVAIREQPRTLAGGELDERLQGAVFTELPARLRQAGASGVLVESVANGSRAAQNGLRAGDVVIGANSGRFDDLPGFRASFTRPPAQLVFRVVRGGRPGNLPIR; from the coding sequence ATGAAGACCGCAACCAAGACGCTTCTCGCTTTGACCCTGGCCGCTGCCTTCGGCGGCTTCGTCGCCACCGCGATGCGCGACGCACTGCAAGCCCCCGCCGGGGCCAGCCCGCCGGCCGTCGCCGCAGCGCCTGTTGCCGCCGCGCTCGCACCGGCCACGGTGGGTGCGCTGCCGGCTGCGGTCGACGGCAAGCCCTTGCCGTCATTGGCGCCGATGCTGGCCCGGGTCACCCCGGCGGTGGTCAGCGTGCACACCAAGCAGCGGGTGCGGGTCAGTCCGTTCGGCAACGACCCGATGTTCCAGCGCATGTTCCCCGAGCTGACCCAGGAACGGATCAACGAATCGCTGGGTTCGGGAGTGATCGTCGATGCCGGGCGCGGCTACATCCTGACCAACCATCACGTGATCGAGGGCGCCGACGAGGTGTCGGTGACCCTGTCCGATGGCCGCACCCTGTCGGCGGACTTCGTCGGCTCCGATGCCGATACCGACATCGCGGTGATGCAGATCGCGGCCCGGGACCTCAACGCCCTGCCGCTGGCCTCGGCCGACACCCTGCAGGTGGGCGATTTCGTGGTCGCGGTCGGCAATCCGTTCGGGATCGGGCAGACGGTGACCTCGGGCATCGTCTCGGCGGTCGGCCGTTCGGGCCTGCGAGGGCTGGGCTACCAGAACTTCATCCAGACCGATGCCTCGATCAACCCGGGCAACTCCGGCGGCGCGCTGGTCAATCTCAACGGCGAGCTGGTCGGTATCAATACCGCCAGCTTCAATCCGCGCGGCAGCATGGCGGGCAACATCGGCCTGAGCTTCGCGATCCCGATCGGTCTGGCGCGCAGCATCATGGAGCAGCTGATCAGCAACGACGGCGTGGTGATCCGCGGCACGATCGGAATCGAAGCCCAGGCGGTGACCGCGCGGCTGGCGCAGGGCCTGGGTCTGGGCGATGCCCGTGGCGCGCTGGTCAACCGGGTCTATTCGGGCTCGGCCGCGGCGGCGGCCGGGGTGCAGGTCGGCGACGTGATCGTGGCCGCCGATGGCCAGCGCATCGACGACCCGGCATCGCTTCGCAACTTCGAGGGCCTGCAGCCGGTCGGCAAGCGGGTCGCCCTCGACATCCGCCGCGACGGCAAGCCGCTGCAGGTGACGGTGGCGATCCGCGAGCAGCCGCGCACCCTCGCCGGCGGCGAACTCGACGAGCGGCTGCAGGGCGCGGTGTTCACCGAGTTGCCGGCACGGCTGCGCCAGGCCGGCGCCAGCGGCGTGCTGGTCGAGTCGGTGGCCAACGGCAGCCGCGCCGCGCAGAACGGTCTGCGCGCCGGCGACGTGGTGATCGGCGCGAACAGCGGCCGTTTCGACGATCTTCCCGGTTTCCGCGCCAGCTTCACACGGCCTCCGGCACAGTTGGTATTTCGTGTCGTGCGCGGTGGCCGTCCTGGCAACCTGCCGATACGCTGA